CTAATCCCAAAAAATAGCCAAAGAATTTGAGTACAACAATTCACTACTTTCGATTCATGAAACTTTGTCATGGAACAAAGCATCAAATGCCActtcaaaataatataaaaaccgaatgacgacgacgacgacgacgaAAGTGGCGACCAAAAAAGGGCTGCTAATATATCTTATTTTGCATGTGTTCAACAAAACCACTTATACAAAAATTCCCCAATCAAGACTCCGCTTAGCTCAACTAATAAGGTATTCCATCCACCAACTCCATGCAATCAGCTCCACTTGTTTAATCAATTATACAAATAATTCCAACTATATAAACAGGCTTAGAATCCAATGTGAATCCACTCAAGAAATCATTCTGAAAAATATTAGTTACCACACATTCAAAATGGTTCAAATTTTCAAGCTTACATCCAACACAATCAAGTCAATTTTTTGTTTCTTGCTGCTAGCAACTACAATGGCCAACTCTGCACGAATTCTTGACGAAGACAGCCTACAAATTCCACTCCCAGACGACACCCCTATTGCATCTGATACTACACCACCGGAGATTGACAACCCTGACGTGGGACCTGTGGTGGCGCCCACCACAACACAGCCGAGCCCTCCCGCATCCGTTGTGCCACCAAATCCTTCCATCGAGGCACAACCTGCTGCCCCCATCATAGCTCCCGTTCCTGGCATTGCCAACACTGTGCCAACAATCAGTACCGCATCACCTGTAACCACCGCATCACCTGGTGGAGCCGCCACCCAACCAGGTGCAGCCACTGGAACAACTGCTGGTGCTGCCACAACCGACCACCCTACATTATCCTTTTTCATGCATGATATACTTGGTGGTTCACACCCGTCTGGCCGGGTGGTGACTGGCATTGTGGCCAACTCTGATGCCAACACCCTCCCATTTTCGAAGCCCAACAACCAAATCTTCCCCATCAACGGCGGGGTACCCCTCAATACCATCAATGgagtcatcaataacaacaacgTTCCTTCCCTCATTGGCCTAAATGGCTCCCCTACCAACACTCTCCTCCAAAATAACGGCAACAACAACATCGTGAATGGCGGAAACAACCAGGCCTTTGTCACGGCAGGACAGCTGCCGGCAGGGGTAACCCTCCAACAGCTCATGTTTGGATCAGTAACAGTGGTCGACAATGAGTTAACAGAAGGGCATGAGCTGGGATCCGCAGTTCTTGGAAAAGCTCAGGGGTTTTACTTGGCAAGTTCTTCTGATGGAAGTAGCCACACACTAGCCTTAACAACAATGTTTCACGGCCATGAACATGAGGTGGATGACACCATTAGTTTCTTTGGAGTTCACAGGACAGCGTCTCCAATTTCACATATCGTGGTAATTGGAGGAACTGGAATGTACGAAAATGCTAAAGGGTATGCCACTATTGAAACTCTTCCACACGAGGATCAGCACACCACTGATGGTCTCGAGACAATTACACATTTCACTGTTTATCTTACTCCATAGGGGGTTTCATACAATCGGACGAATATGGAAGTTAATTTTCTTGATATATCTATTAATTTGGTTGTGTGTGAAGAAATGCATTTGTATGTGACATAATGTTTTGTTCATCTACTATTTAGTGTCAACATATCTAATCACTCTCAAACACTAACTAAAGAACATATGTTGTTTCTTATCCTCAAATTTCGATAATAATGTTTCTAACATTTGGCTTGCCTTCCCAAACAAATCTATGAATGCATTGTTTTGTTTGAGTATATGATAGCTCACTCTTCATGCCTAGGAACACGACCAGCAAGTatacaaaaaaaacaaaagttaAAACTGAACTCTAGATAAGAAAGTTCCAATAACTAAATCGATGTAGTCATTTGCAAATTATATTGATTATAACAAACATCAGTGTTCTAAACCACCAAATTTGATACATTGCTAAGTTGTTATGCAAGCATGGATGTAATCGTGTCATCCTTCCAAGTCCAACTTTACAGCAAGCTTACAAAACTGTAAAAAAAATCTGAATCACGAaattcaatattatttaatccgCTAGTAGCACTACACTGCTCTACTACCAAACAGTATAacaatcacatacttgtttaaGCTGAACAATTTCAACAGTTCTCTCTCCATAGATCAATAAAAGCATCTCAAGTCattatgaaaatttttaatCACACAAAAGCATCATTAATGCTCGAGCAAATCAACTTATGCAACTTACCAAATATCGAGCAAGACAGAAAGACAAGAGTGACAAGACTATAATCCATAAGATTCTGATGCAAAGAATCAGAGCTAACCTTGCACTAAATTTGCATCACTTAAAAGCGATGGCACTTTATACATACAAGCACTTGATTTCATGAGTGAAGCAAGAGACTTTAAGAAGTTCCGGGGCAACAAACCATGTTCGATAAATATATTTCAGCTATTGAATTCAATGATCAATCATCGTTAAAAAATGAGTTACATGAAATTTTTAGTGGATTCAAAATACTCAAATTGACCAGAAACTTACATACATTGCCTCGCCAACACAAAACACAACTATTGGCCAGCATTCTCCTCCTCCAACTTCTTGCAGTATGCCTGGAGCACCATGACCAAATTCCTAGCCGGGGCCTGAATAGTGCCCACAACAGCTGAAGCAGGACCCTTCAAGGAACCCAAAATCTGCGAATATATTTCAGCCCTCGTCGGCAAATTCTCCAACGCTTTGAACTCCTCAGTCCCATAGTATTTCCCTTCAAAAACGGCTCCCGTAAAGTCATTTTCTTCCAACTTTTTCTCCTTCTGAAAAGCTCTGTACGGCTTCAACGCAGCCGGGATTTCTTCAGTGTGCACAAAAAGCCAAGCATTCATACCCTTCATGCACGGCTTCAGAGCCTCCCATTTTGTGCCTTCGATGGCTTTAAGCACAAGGGTATTCTTGGCTACCAAAAGTTTAGAGGACTCGGGAGTTGGCTTCTGAATTCTTGGAACTGTTTGACCGTGAATCCCTTGTAACTAATGC
This Primulina eburnea isolate SZY01 chromosome 2, ASM2296580v1, whole genome shotgun sequence DNA region includes the following protein-coding sequences:
- the LOC140821006 gene encoding dirigent protein 9-like encodes the protein MTTTTTTKVATKKGLLIYLILHVFNKTTYTKIPQSRLRLAQLIRYSIHQLHAISSTCLINYTNNSNYINRLRIQCESTQEIILKNISYHTFKMVQIFKLTSNTIKSIFCFLLLATTMANSARILDEDSLQIPLPDDTPIASDTTPPEIDNPDVGPVVAPTTTQPSPPASVVPPNPSIEAQPAAPIIAPVPGIANTVPTISTASPVTTASPGGAATQPGAATGTTAGAATTDHPTLSFFMHDILGGSHPSGRVVTGIVANSDANTLPFSKPNNQIFPINGGVPLNTINGVINNNNVPSLIGLNGSPTNTLLQNNGNNNIVNGGNNQAFVTAGQLPAGVTLQQLMFGSVTVVDNELTEGHELGSAVLGKAQGFYLASSSDGSSHTLALTTMFHGHEHEVDDTISFFGVHRTASPISHIVVIGGTGMYENAKGYATIETLPHEDQHTTDGLETITHFTVYLTP